The sequence below is a genomic window from Methanoculleus sp. SDB.
AGCTGATGTATCTGCAGAACCACTGTCGGCATATTGTTCTCCCGCAAGATTCGCAGCAATGCGTTTGAATCCTTTTGATGCTTCAGAGTCGGGAAATTTCACCACAATTGGAGTTTTATGTGCAGAGGAGCGGCGTACATTTGCGTCCTCGGGAATCACCCCGATGACTTTCACCCCGAGCACCTTCTCCATCTTCTCCCTGCTCACCTCGCTGTTCTCCATCGTCGCACGGTTGAGGATCGCACCCGATACATGGCCGCCCACGAGTTCGGTAAGTATCTTTGTCTTCAGCGCATCGACAATGGATGAGAGTTCGGGATTGACGACAAGAATAACTTCATCCGCAATTGCAAGGGGAATAACACCGTCGCGACTGATCCCCGCCGGAGCATCGATCAGCAGAAATTCACACCTGCCGACGAGTTCGCGCATTACATCGCGGAGACGGTCGGGATTGGCGTTCTGAAAACCTTTCAGCGATATTCCACTCGGCACAACCTTCACACCGTACGGCCCTTCATAAATTGCTTCTGAAACCTGGGCTTTCCCGGCAAGCACTTCGTGAAGAGTGACAGGAACATTTTCAAGCCCAAGCACAAGCCCGAGATTGGCCATCCCGACATCGGCATCCAGGATATAGGTTTCTTTTCCGTAATATGCCAGCATTGTGCCCAGATTGACGGTCGTTGTCGTCTTCCCCGTACCACCTTTGCCTGATGCGATCGTATAAGCCCTGACCATAAAATCCTCTCTGTTGTGAACTAATGAATCTGTTTTACCTGTAAATATATAAAAGTTTCTTTAATGGATAACAATAGCGATAATCACTATTGTTGGTCAGAGCCACTGTGCCATAACAGCACGAAGGTCCTTTTCGAGAGGGATAAGCCACGTATCAGGTAGAGGACCGTTTCCCCGGATGATACCAATGACGGATTCACCGTGGCATTCCAGGCCAAGGAGCCGGATATTTTCATCGTCCGGGGCGATCCCGCGGTTATACTGGTCACTGAAACGGGCGGCATCCTCTTCAGGGGATTCGAGCGAAGAAGCGATGGAGAGACCGTCCTTCGTGGCAAGCGTGATCGAAAAAAAGCCATATTTTTCGCACACCCGGAGGAGACTCTCATGGATGCCAGTGCTTCCCGCGTGAATGTCCGTATCATGCGGGAGGCGCGATCCGGCGGGCCGGGGCCCAGCTTCCTGCACAAGCCCGGGTCCGGGTTCGGAAGTGCCCGCACCCCCATCAGGAATCCCGGGGACGGAAATGGTTCCGGGATAGCGACGTCCCGTTTCCAGCAACCGGTAGAACCTGAAGAGGAACCACCCGAGCACAATCTGTACAATAAACAGGATAAAGACGATGATCAGCAGAAATAATTCAAAATCGGTCATAAAATATCACTCTTTTTCAGTGCTGTCAGCTTCTTTCTCTTCCTCTGCCCCCTCATCTTCGGTCATCTCCCGCTCTTCCTTTTCAAGAAGATAATCGAGCTGGAGGCGATTGAGAATATCCTTGAAACTGTCCTTGAACTGCTCGGACATCGCACTGAGGTCCATGCTCTCGATGGCACGAATCTGCTCATCGAAATCCTCGTTCAGTCCTTCATCGCCGGACTCGGGTTCCCCGGACTTCAGGGGCCGCTCCGCGACCTTCTGCGGTTTGACGGCAACGAGCGACGGGCTCGTCGCCACACTGACACGGTATTCACGATTGAATTCAAGGACGAGCTGCATCTGCGCCGGTGTGAGAGTGTAGAGTTCGGCATTCACCGTGCCGTCCACGAGGGGCTGCAGCGCCTGCAGTGCATCGCTTCCGCGGGTTGGCGGGAAATCGGCAATCATGCAGATTCCCTCCTCAAAAACGATTGTTCCTTTTCGATCCGGAAACGCGAGGTTACAGCATCCTGAGAACCGCATCTCACGGAGATCGTCGATGAGCCGGGAAAAACTCACGCCTTTTTTCAGGGAATGAAACGTTCCCCGGGGCATCTGAAGCGGAGCGACAGTGGCGGCAGGACGCGCCTTCTGTAGTGGAGACGAACCACGCGGCACACCCGTTCCGGCCGGCTGCCGCGCAACGGCGCTTTGCCCGGAGATATCGGGAGCCGGAACGGCAGCATCCTCGACCCTGAACTTTTTATTGAATTCGATGCTGAGATCAATCTGTGCCCGGGTCAGGCTGTAGAGTTCGGCATTGACTTCCTCGCCCCCCT
It includes:
- a CDS encoding septum site-determining protein MinD — encoded protein: MVRAYTIASGKGGTGKTTTTVNLGTMLAYYGKETYILDADVGMANLGLVLGLENVPVTLHEVLAGKAQVSEAIYEGPYGVKVVPSGISLKGFQNANPDRLRDVMRELVGRCEFLLIDAPAGISRDGVIPLAIADEVILVVNPELSSIVDALKTKILTELVGGHVSGAILNRATMENSEVSREKMEKVLGVKVIGVIPEDANVRRSSAHKTPIVVKFPDSEASKGFKRIAANLAGEQYADSGSADTSA